The following are encoded together in the Bacillus cereus group sp. RP43 genome:
- a CDS encoding WXG100 family type VII secretion target, translated as MGDIKVTPEQLRKVAGTIRSTITNATATQERLKRDIDMISSNWLGSTYMKFNTDFRDSSFKMAQFITILEPLEKFLLATAKKFEETDNMEVASFVGSLYLQDRVNGQTEFFIGSAEWKEDGRLGGKAEGDLVTGKFDISENTKFMFKAGHGEIDVNAPYSFDTIKEDLFTGNIIGGKAGVTGLENTITTSAIFDQEMKATQKFLDGSVAFGIEDYTLKDDAELTVQKYELSTKIDIPDFIPIIGEYDFEVRGELGLGTFGYKLHVGQETGAYVGGGKVGGGLFGKFVKEGQE; from the coding sequence ATGGGGGATATAAAAGTTACTCCTGAACAGTTGAGAAAAGTGGCAGGGACTATTAGATCAACTATCACGAATGCAACTGCAACACAGGAGCGACTAAAGCGAGATATTGATATGATTTCTAGTAATTGGTTGGGCTCAACCTATATGAAATTTAATACGGATTTCCGTGATTCATCATTTAAAATGGCACAATTTATAACCATATTAGAGCCGCTTGAGAAGTTTCTACTTGCAACCGCAAAAAAATTTGAAGAAACTGATAATATGGAGGTTGCTAGTTTTGTGGGTTCATTGTATCTACAAGACCGCGTAAACGGTCAAACTGAGTTTTTTATAGGTTCAGCTGAATGGAAAGAAGATGGCCGCCTTGGTGGGAAAGCAGAGGGGGATTTAGTAACAGGGAAGTTTGATATTTCGGAAAACACTAAATTCATGTTTAAGGCAGGACATGGTGAGATTGATGTAAATGCTCCTTATTCCTTTGATACCATAAAGGAAGACTTGTTTACAGGCAACATTATTGGAGGAAAAGCAGGTGTTACAGGTCTAGAGAATACCATTACAACTAGTGCTATATTCGATCAGGAGATGAAGGCAACGCAAAAATTCCTAGATGGTTCTGTAGCTTTTGGAATTGAGGATTACACCTTAAAAGATGATGCAGAGTTAACGGTTCAAAAATATGAATTATCAACAAAAATTGATATCCCAGACTTTATCCCAATAATAGGTGAATATGATTTTGAAGTACGTGGAGAATTAGGATTAGGAACATTTGGTTATAAGCTTCATGTTGGCCAAGAAACTGGTGCGTATGTTGGTGGAGGAAAAGTTGGTGGTGGTTTGTTTGGTAAATTTGTTAAGGAAGGACAAGAGTAA
- a CDS encoding DUF4176 domain-containing protein, which produces MKLLPIGTVVKLEEVEPIIMIIGRMVVSADKRDFDYVGVPYPVGYLGDEKVLCFNHDKIVEEMHRGYMTESELVLREKLVEL; this is translated from the coding sequence ATGAAACTTTTACCAATCGGAACAGTAGTAAAACTAGAAGAGGTAGAACCGATTATTATGATCATTGGAAGAATGGTTGTATCAGCAGATAAACGTGATTTTGATTATGTGGGCGTTCCTTACCCAGTGGGCTATCTAGGTGATGAAAAAGTACTGTGTTTTAATCATGATAAGATTGTAGAGGAAATGCATAGAGGGTATATGACTGAGAGTGAATTAGTTCTACGTGAGAAATTAGTCGAATTGTAG